The proteins below are encoded in one region of Balaenoptera acutorostrata chromosome 11, mBalAcu1.1, whole genome shotgun sequence:
- the WNT5B gene encoding protein Wnt-5b, with protein MPSPPALLAAAAALFACWAPLRAAASSWWSLALNPVQRPEMFIIGAQPVCSQLPGLSAGQRKLCQLYQEHMAYIGEGARTGIRECQHQFRQRRWNCSTVDDASVFGRVMQIGSRETAFTYAVSAAGVVNAISRACREGELSTCGCSRAARPKDLPRDWLWGGCGDNVDYGYRFAKEFVDAREREKNFAKGSEEQGRVLMNLQNNEAGRRAVYKTADVACKCHGVSGSCSLKTCWLQLAEFRKVGDQLKEKYDSAAAMRITRRGKLELVNSRFKQPTPEDLVYVDPSPDYCLRDQSTGSLGTQGRLCNKTSEGLDGCALMCCGRGYDQFKSVQTERCHCKFHWCCFVRCKKCTQVVDQFVCK; from the exons ATGCCCAGCCCGCCTGCCCTGCTCGCTGCTGCTGCTGCGCTATTCGCCTGCTGGGCCCCGCTTCGGGCCGCGGCCAGCTCCTGGTG GTCTTTGGCTCTGAACCCGGTGCAGAGGCCTGAGATGTTCATCATCGGGGCGCAGCCCGTGTGCAGCCAGCTCCCCGGGCTCTCCGCCGGCCAGCGGAAGCTGTGCCAGCTGTACCAGGAGCACATGGCCTACATAGGCGAGGGGGCCAGGACGGGCATCAGGGAGTGCCAGCACCAGTTCCGGCAGCGGCGGTGGAACTGCAGCACCGTGGACGATGCCTCCGTCTTCGGGAGAGTCATGCAGATAG GCAGCCGGGAGACGGCCTTCACCTACGCCGTGAGCGCGGCCGGGGTGGTCAACGCCATCAGCCGCGCCTGCCGCGAGGGGGAGCTTTCCACGTGCGGCTGCAGCCGGGCCGCGCGGCCCAAGGACCTGCCCCGGGACTGGCTGTGGGGCGGCTGCGGCGACAACGTCGACTACGGCTACCGCTTCGCCAAGGAGTTCGTGGACGCCCGCGAGCGCGAGAAGAACTTCGCCAAGGGCTCGGAGGAGCAGGGCCGCGTGCTCATGAACCTGCAGAACAACGAGGCCGGCCGGAGG GCTGTGTATAAGACGGCAGACGTGGCCTGCAAATGCCACGGCGTCTCGGGGTCCTGCAGCCTCAAGACCTGCTGGCTGCAGCTGGCGGAGTTCCGCAAGGTGGGGGACCAGCTGAAGGAGAAGTACGACAGCGCAGCTGCCATGCGCATCACCCGCCGGGGCAAGCTGGAGCTGGTCAACAGCCGCTTCAAGCAGCCCACCCCCGAGGACCTGGTCTACGTGGACCCCAGCCCGGACTACTGCCTGCGCGACCAGAGCACGGGCTCGCTGGGCACGCAGGGCCGCCTGTGCAACAAGACGTCCGAGGGCCTGGACGGCTGCGCGCTCATGTGCTGCGGCCGCGGCTACGACCAGTTCAAGAGCGTGCAGACCGAGCGCTGCCACTGCAAGTTCCACTGGTGCTGCTTCGTCCGCTGCAAGAAGTGCACGCAGGTCGTGGACCAGTTCGTCTGCAAGTAG